One genomic region from Pseudomonadota bacterium encodes:
- a CDS encoding alpha/beta hydrolase — MTTTIDHRVASSRAGLSVMLRNKCGGLDAPPVLFVHGATYPSSVTFDYPVDGVSWMDVMAKAGFDAWCIDLLGYGAADRPPEMAVAADAHGPIVDTADAVADVKRAIDFILAARDRATLDLIGYSWGTAIGGQVATDCPARVRRLVLAGALWVPEGPMQVAVDGPLGAYRLVSEEATVKRWTVGLDDAQKNAIGSAASREQWARAAVASDPQAARHTPPRLRAPTGVVKDVSEYWMQGRPTWDPAAVRCPALVVVGEWDHETTPAQGREVFARLTAADTRRFVMIGGATHLMLLERQRQQLYEVVTGFL; from the coding sequence ATGACCACGACCATCGATCATCGCGTAGCAAGCAGCCGCGCCGGCTTGTCGGTGATGCTGCGCAACAAGTGCGGTGGCCTCGATGCGCCACCGGTGTTGTTCGTGCACGGCGCCACCTATCCGTCCAGCGTGACCTTCGATTACCCGGTCGACGGCGTGTCGTGGATGGACGTCATGGCCAAGGCCGGCTTCGACGCCTGGTGTATCGATCTGCTGGGCTACGGCGCCGCGGACCGCCCGCCGGAAATGGCGGTGGCCGCCGACGCGCATGGCCCGATAGTCGACACCGCCGACGCGGTGGCCGATGTGAAGCGCGCCATCGACTTCATCCTCGCCGCGCGCGACCGAGCGACGCTCGACCTGATTGGTTACTCGTGGGGTACCGCCATCGGCGGCCAGGTCGCGACGGACTGCCCCGCGCGCGTGCGTCGCCTGGTGCTGGCGGGCGCGCTGTGGGTGCCGGAAGGGCCGATGCAGGTGGCGGTCGACGGGCCGCTCGGCGCCTATCGGCTGGTGAGCGAAGAGGCTACCGTCAAACGCTGGACCGTCGGTCTCGACGATGCGCAGAAGAACGCCATCGGTTCGGCCGCCAGCCGCGAGCAATGGGCGCGCGCGGCGGTGGCGTCCGACCCGCAAGCGGCGCGCCATACGCCGCCACGCCTGCGCGCGCCGACCGGCGTCGTCAAGGACGTCAGCGAGTATTGGATGCAGGGCCGGCCGACCTGGGACCCCGCGGCGGTGCGCTGCCCGGCCCTGGTGGTGGTTGGTGAATGGGACCACGAGACCACGCCCGCGCAAGGCCGTGAAGTATTCGCGCGCCTGACCGCCGCCGACACGCGACGCTTCGTGATGATAGGCGGCGCCACCCACCTCATGCTGCTCGAGCGTCAGCGTCAGCAGCTGTACGAAGTGGTGACGGGTTTCCTGTGA
- the otsB gene encoding trehalose-phosphatase, producing MARSPLLAFDFDGTLAPLVTNPQDAAMPLSVMRRISRLGALLPVAIITGRSVSDVSTRLGFEPRYVIGNHGAEGFDERSLDLYRQILDAPRALLDLHQQQLREHGVQVEDKGLSIALHYRMARNREAAATWIRSLLTRLEAPLTLTYGKCVVNVTAAHAPDKGAALKRLVDMEGVEAAVFLGDDVNDESAFAIAASHWLTVRVGNGGVRSAARYFLDDHAQVAVLLQDMIDLRSA from the coding sequence ATGGCGCGTTCGCCGCTATTGGCCTTCGATTTCGACGGTACGCTGGCGCCGCTGGTGACCAATCCGCAGGACGCCGCCATGCCGCTCAGCGTGATGCGGCGCATCTCGCGCCTCGGCGCGCTGCTGCCGGTCGCCATCATCACCGGCCGCTCGGTCAGCGACGTCAGCACGCGCCTCGGCTTCGAGCCGCGCTACGTGATTGGCAACCACGGCGCCGAAGGCTTCGATGAGCGGTCACTCGACCTGTATCGCCAGATCCTCGATGCGCCGCGCGCCCTGCTCGATCTCCATCAGCAGCAACTGCGCGAGCACGGCGTCCAGGTCGAAGACAAGGGCTTGTCGATTGCGCTGCATTACCGCATGGCGCGCAACCGCGAGGCCGCGGCGACCTGGATCCGTTCGCTGCTGACGCGCCTCGAGGCGCCGCTGACCTTGACCTACGGCAAGTGCGTGGTGAACGTGACCGCGGCCCATGCGCCGGACAAGGGTGCTGCGCTCAAGCGCCTGGTGGACATGGAAGGCGTCGAGGCCGCGGTGTTTCTCGGTGACGACGTCAACGACGAATCCGCATTCGCCATCGCCGCCAGCCACTGGCTGACGGTGCGGGTCGGCAACGGCGGGGTGCGTTCGGCGGCGCGCTATTTTCTCGATGACCACGCGCAGGTCGCGGTGCTGCTGCAGGACATGATCGATCTGCGGTCGGCGTGA
- a CDS encoding trehalose-6-phosphate synthase — MTKLRLQLRFITPLLVMLIGVAYLTLPLMDRLTLRWFVRDLNLRDELIANSMADSIADALDVDDLPRLHAAFERVLHDERLVAIGLCSLDGRLLVATELYPRDLSCDRAKALNVEPHARIKVAGGRVHVGHHEVSSDNRRLAAIVTLHDLSFVTNRSKTTKRYLLGMLVALGVLTSLITIIVARASWDDWLKGTRALLGGDLRAPVSDEVVPELAPLADDLRARLRDLEDEFRRALGPEAEWTPERLRSLLNTQLRGEQVIVVSNREPYIHEYADDSIVVRRPASGLVTAIEPVMRACSGTWIAHGSGTADRAVVDAHDCLRVPPGTDDYSLRRLWLTPEQEQGYYYGFANEGLWPLCHVAHVRPVFREDDWARYREVNQRFADAVVSEARDDNPLVLVQDYHFALLPAMIRERLPRATILIFWHIPWPNPESFGICPWRRELLQGMLGSTIVGFHTRYHCRNFLETVDRYLEARIEHEHSVISHQNDETRVESYPISIAWPLLEQGVAQASAEDCRAAVVTRLGLPPTARIALGIDRLDYTKGILERLNAVERLLEKHPQWRGQFVLVQVAAPSRSSLEEYRSFETRLREQTASINARFGEGSYQPVVLVTRHHDQEAVVELYRAADVCLVTSLHDGMNLVCKEYVAARDDERGVLILSRFAGAAREMTEALIVNPYHIEETADALARALTMPDGEQRERMLSLRTIVREYNVFRWAGRMLTDASRARVRQRVEARVQRQTGVS; from the coding sequence ATGACGAAATTACGGCTGCAACTGCGCTTCATCACGCCCTTGCTGGTGATGCTGATCGGCGTGGCCTATCTCACGTTGCCCTTGATGGACAGGCTGACGCTGCGCTGGTTCGTGCGCGATCTAAACCTGCGCGACGAATTGATTGCCAACTCGATGGCCGATTCGATTGCCGATGCGCTGGACGTCGACGATCTGCCACGTTTGCATGCCGCCTTCGAGCGGGTATTGCATGACGAGCGCCTGGTCGCCATCGGCCTGTGTTCGTTGGACGGGCGATTGCTGGTCGCCACCGAGCTCTATCCCCGCGACCTGTCCTGCGACCGCGCCAAGGCGCTGAACGTCGAGCCCCATGCGCGCATCAAGGTGGCCGGCGGCCGCGTGCATGTCGGTCATCATGAAGTCAGCAGCGACAACCGGCGGCTGGCGGCCATCGTCACGCTGCACGATCTGAGTTTTGTCACGAACCGCAGCAAGACCACCAAGCGCTACCTGCTCGGCATGTTGGTGGCGCTCGGCGTGCTGACCTCGCTGATCACCATCATCGTGGCACGCGCCAGTTGGGACGACTGGCTGAAGGGCACGCGTGCCCTCTTGGGCGGCGATTTGCGCGCGCCGGTGTCCGACGAAGTGGTGCCGGAACTCGCGCCGCTCGCCGACGATCTGCGCGCGCGGCTGCGCGACCTCGAGGATGAATTCCGCCGTGCGCTCGGCCCGGAAGCGGAGTGGACGCCCGAACGCCTGCGCTCCTTGCTCAACACCCAGCTGCGCGGCGAGCAGGTGATCGTGGTGTCGAACCGCGAACCCTACATCCACGAATACGCAGACGACAGCATCGTCGTGCGTCGCCCGGCCAGTGGTCTCGTCACCGCCATCGAGCCCGTCATGCGCGCCTGTTCCGGCACCTGGATCGCCCACGGCAGCGGCACTGCCGATCGCGCGGTGGTCGACGCGCACGATTGCCTGCGCGTACCGCCCGGCACTGACGACTACAGCCTGCGCCGGTTATGGCTGACGCCGGAGCAGGAGCAGGGCTATTACTATGGCTTTGCCAACGAGGGGCTGTGGCCCTTGTGTCACGTCGCGCACGTGCGGCCGGTGTTCCGCGAAGACGACTGGGCACGCTATCGCGAAGTCAATCAACGGTTCGCCGATGCGGTGGTGAGCGAGGCGCGCGACGACAATCCGCTGGTGCTGGTGCAGGATTATCACTTCGCGCTGCTGCCGGCCATGATCCGCGAACGCCTGCCGCGCGCCACCATCCTCATCTTCTGGCACATTCCGTGGCCGAATCCCGAGTCCTTCGGCATCTGCCCATGGCGCCGCGAACTGTTGCAGGGCATGTTGGGCAGCACCATCGTCGGCTTCCACACCCGTTATCACTGCCGCAATTTCCTCGAGACCGTCGACCGCTATCTCGAGGCGCGCATCGAACACGAGCACTCGGTCATTTCCCATCAGAACGACGAAACCCGCGTCGAGAGTTATCCGATCTCGATCGCCTGGCCGCTGCTGGAGCAGGGTGTCGCGCAGGCCAGCGCCGAGGACTGCCGCGCCGCGGTGGTGACGCGCCTCGGCCTGCCGCCCACCGCGCGCATCGCGCTCGGCATCGACAGGCTCGACTACACCAAGGGCATACTCGAGCGCCTCAACGCGGTCGAGCGCCTGCTGGAAAAGCATCCACAGTGGCGCGGACAGTTCGTGCTGGTGCAGGTCGCCGCGCCGTCACGCAGTTCGCTGGAGGAATACCGCAGTTTCGAAACGCGACTGCGCGAACAGACCGCCAGCATCAATGCGCGCTTCGGCGAAGGCAGCTATCAACCGGTGGTGCTGGTCACGCGCCATCATGATCAAGAGGCCGTGGTGGAACTCTACCGCGCGGCCGATGTGTGCCTGGTGACGAGCCTGCACGATGGCATGAACCTGGTGTGCAAGGAATATGTCGCGGCACGCGACGACGAGCGCGGCGTGCTGATCCTGAGCCGCTTCGCCGGCGCCGCGCGCGAGATGACCGAGGCCCTGATCGTCAATCCCTATCACATCGAGGAGACCGCCGACGCACTGGCCCGCGCCCTCACCATGCCGGATGGCGAGCAGCGCGAACGCATGCTCAGCCTGCGCACCATCGTGCGCGAATACAACGTGTTTCGCTGGGCCGGCCGCATGTTGACCGACGCCAGCCGGGCACGCGTACGGCAGCGCGTCGAAGCGCGCGTACAACGCCAGACCGGCGTGTCGTGA
- a CDS encoding ATP-dependent zinc protease: MPARGVRVTESALAGWREWVSLPTLGIARIKAKLDTGARTSALHALRTERYIEGGVPHVRLHVQPRQRDGGRVLVVETAIIDERTVSDSSGHRERRIVVASELALGGARWPIELTITNRDSLRFRMLLGRSAMQGHLIIDPDRSYVLGKPDKAKLKVARRARPAHS; this comes from the coding sequence ATCCCCGCGCGCGGTGTGCGCGTGACTGAATCGGCGCTGGCCGGCTGGCGCGAATGGGTGTCCTTGCCGACACTCGGCATCGCGCGCATCAAGGCCAAGCTCGATACCGGCGCGCGCACCTCGGCGCTGCATGCGCTGCGCACCGAGCGTTACATCGAGGGCGGCGTGCCCCATGTGCGTCTGCACGTCCAACCGCGCCAGCGCGACGGCGGCCGCGTGCTGGTGGTCGAGACCGCCATCATCGATGAGCGCACGGTGTCCGATTCGAGCGGGCACCGCGAGCGGCGCATCGTGGTCGCCTCCGAACTCGCTTTGGGCGGCGCGCGCTGGCCGATAGAATTGACCATCACCAATCGTGACTCCCTGCGGTTTCGCATGCTGCTCGGGCGCAGCGCCATGCAAGGCCATCTCATCATCGACCCGGACCGTTCCTACGTGCTGGGCAAACCGGACAAGGCAAAACTCAAGGTCGCGCGCCGCGCGCGACCGGCACACTCATGA
- the rimK gene encoding 30S ribosomal protein S6--L-glutamate ligase: MKIGILSRNPKLYSTRRLVEAARARGHSVRVIDVLRCYMDITSHNPTIHYKDEELTEFDAVIPRIGASVTYYGTAVVRQFEMMGTFSVNESVAISRSRDKLRSLQLLSREGLGLPITTFAHSLDDVDGLIDEVGGAPLVIKVLEGTQGLGVVLAETKNAAKSVIEAFMGLDANILVQEFIKESAGCDIRCLVVGGEVVAAMQRSGAPGEFRSNLHRGGAASAVEITPDERSTAERAANTLGLNVCGVDLLRSNHGPVIMEVNSSPGLKGIEQVSGKDIAGMIIGFLEGQGAGSTTRTRGRG, encoded by the coding sequence ATGAAAATCGGCATTCTCTCGCGCAATCCCAAGCTCTATTCCACGCGACGGCTGGTGGAAGCGGCACGTGCGCGCGGCCACTCGGTGCGGGTCATCGACGTGCTGCGTTGTTACATGGACATCACCTCCCACAACCCGACCATCCATTACAAGGACGAAGAACTCACCGAGTTCGACGCCGTGATCCCGCGTATCGGCGCCTCGGTCACCTATTACGGCACGGCGGTGGTGCGGCAGTTCGAGATGATGGGCACTTTTTCGGTCAACGAGTCGGTGGCCATCAGCCGCTCGCGCGACAAGCTGCGCTCGCTGCAATTACTGTCGCGCGAGGGGCTCGGCCTGCCGATCACGACCTTCGCGCACTCGCTGGACGACGTCGACGGCCTCATCGACGAGGTCGGCGGCGCGCCGCTGGTGATCAAGGTGCTGGAAGGCACCCAGGGCCTGGGCGTGGTGCTGGCCGAGACCAAGAACGCGGCGAAGAGCGTGATCGAGGCCTTCATGGGCCTCGACGCCAACATCCTCGTGCAGGAGTTCATCAAGGAATCCGCCGGCTGCGACATTCGTTGCCTGGTGGTCGGCGGCGAGGTGGTGGCGGCCATGCAGCGCTCGGGGGCGCCCGGCGAATTCCGCTCCAACCTGCATCGCGGCGGCGCAGCAAGCGCGGTCGAGATCACGCCCGACGAGCGCTCCACCGCCGAGCGCGCCGCCAATACCCTCGGCCTCAACGTGTGCGGCGTGGATCTGCTGCGCTCCAATCACGGGCCGGTGATCATGGAGGTCAATTCCTCGCCCGGCCTGAAGGGCATCGAGCAGGTGTCGGGCAAGGACATCGCCGGCATGATCATCGGCTTCCTCGAAGGGCAGGGCGCCGGCTCCACCACCCGTACGCGTGGACGGGGCTGA
- a CDS encoding succinylglutamate desuccinylase/aspartoacylase family protein, producing MTAAPLLIAGTHVSAGTRVKIEFPLADLYTYGPLSMPIEVVRGRQDGPTVFVSAAIHGDEINGIEIIHRLLRQHTTLRQLRGTLICIPIVNVFGFINQTRYLPDGRDLNRSFPGSERGSLTSRVAHLFLREIAARCDYGIDLHTAAAHRNNLPHIRANLDDKETLRIARSFQVPVLLNSNTRDGSLRQAAGELGVKVVLFEGGERLRFNEHVIRIGLDGVINALRTLGMLPARAAREALAKPVVARHTRWLRAARSGIHRIEVKLGQRVRRGDRLGVISDPFGAVEDEVRSELDGIVIGQTSLPLINEGDALFHLARFDRLSAAERAMQGKRGLIDLADTQPPDVEPPTY from the coding sequence ATGACGGCCGCGCCGCTGTTGATCGCCGGCACCCATGTCAGCGCCGGCACGCGCGTCAAAATCGAGTTTCCGCTCGCTGACCTGTATACCTACGGCCCGCTCTCGATGCCCATCGAAGTGGTGCGTGGACGCCAGGACGGCCCCACCGTGTTCGTGTCCGCCGCCATCCACGGCGACGAGATCAACGGCATCGAGATCATCCATCGCCTGCTGCGCCAGCACACCACCTTGCGCCAGCTGCGCGGCACCTTGATCTGCATACCGATAGTCAACGTGTTCGGCTTCATCAACCAGACCCGTTACCTGCCCGACGGCCGCGATCTGAACCGGTCTTTTCCCGGCTCCGAGCGCGGCTCCCTGACCTCGCGGGTCGCGCACCTGTTCCTGCGCGAGATTGCCGCGCGCTGCGACTACGGCATCGATCTGCACACCGCCGCGGCGCATCGCAACAACCTGCCGCACATACGCGCCAATCTCGACGACAAGGAGACGCTGCGCATCGCGCGCAGCTTCCAGGTGCCGGTGCTGCTCAATTCCAACACGCGCGACGGTTCGCTGCGCCAGGCGGCCGGCGAACTGGGGGTCAAGGTGGTGCTGTTCGAGGGCGGCGAGCGCCTGCGCTTCAACGAACACGTGATCCGCATCGGTCTCGACGGCGTCATCAATGCACTGCGCACGCTCGGCATGTTGCCGGCGCGCGCCGCGCGCGAAGCGCTGGCCAAGCCGGTGGTGGCGCGCCATACGCGCTGGTTGCGCGCCGCGCGCAGCGGCATACATCGTATCGAAGTGAAGCTCGGCCAGCGCGTGCGGCGCGGCGACCGCCTGGGCGTGATCTCCGATCCTTTCGGCGCGGTCGAAGACGAGGTGCGCTCGGAACTCGATGGCATCGTCATCGGCCAGACCAGCCTGCCGCTGATCAACGAAGGTGACGCCTTGTTCCACCTCGCGCGCTTCGATCGCCTGAGCGCCGCCGAACGCGCCATGCAGGGCAAGCGCGGCCTGATCGATCTCGCCGATACCCAGCCGCCCGACGTCGAACCGCCGACCTATTGA
- a CDS encoding hydantoinase/oxoprolinase family protein, with protein MGILVNIDNGGTFTDVCISDGNKVVHAKSPTTPHDLTQCFLEVLKRGSRELFGEDDAARLIREADCLRYSTTSGTNAVVEHKGTAVALLVDAGQEQSVYGAISSLGDNSLWNAMVPQAPVGIKVGKDGAIDAGELTSIINQLLAQGALRLVVALSSEAAEQNIKSALLDRYPRHLLGAIPFLISSELAQDSNLARRTVTAVVNSYLHPGMEHFLYGAENICKEQHLRRPLLIFRNDGDSARVAKTTAIKTWGSGPRGGLEGSLAYARHYDLDAVVAMDVGGTTTDISVVLDKTVKQLAYGEIEGAATSFALPTIHSFGVGGSSVLRVANGAITIGPDSVGAAPGPACFGRGGTSATLTDALLVAGVLDPNKYLGGELVLDRARAEQAIRTHIAEPLKVELEQAVAAIISAFQATAGRHVSDAVKASGRDPAKAVLLAFGGGGPIIASGIASAAGMKRVLIPRLSSVFSAFGIGFSHLAHEYQAPVAANGDISAVRSDLRRRVERDMYGEGVDPAKCRYDVTLWAAAGEFAVERPQSGDTASVGAGESDPRLTVRAIFELPTTQLLADTVKSYNAVKGGATVDINLDGKGAVKLALVEDTALKPGDEVTGPALVRGSYLTCVVAADWRLRVSSNGDLFVESK; from the coding sequence ATGGGCATCTTGGTCAACATCGACAACGGTGGCACTTTCACCGATGTCTGTATCAGTGACGGAAACAAGGTCGTGCACGCGAAGTCGCCGACCACGCCCCACGATCTGACGCAGTGTTTTCTGGAAGTACTGAAGCGCGGCTCGCGCGAATTGTTCGGCGAGGACGACGCGGCGCGCCTGATCCGCGAAGCCGATTGCCTGCGCTATTCGACCACCTCCGGCACCAATGCCGTGGTCGAGCACAAGGGCACGGCGGTGGCGCTGCTGGTCGATGCCGGGCAGGAACAGAGCGTGTACGGCGCCATCTCCAGCCTTGGTGACAACTCGCTGTGGAACGCGATGGTGCCGCAGGCGCCGGTCGGCATCAAAGTCGGCAAGGATGGCGCCATCGACGCCGGCGAGCTGACTTCCATCATCAACCAGCTGCTGGCCCAGGGCGCGCTGCGCCTGGTGGTGGCCCTGTCCTCGGAGGCCGCGGAACAGAACATCAAGTCGGCGCTGCTCGATCGCTATCCGCGCCACCTGTTGGGCGCCATCCCGTTCCTGATCTCGTCGGAACTGGCGCAGGATTCCAACCTTGCCCGGCGCACCGTCACGGCGGTGGTCAATTCCTACCTGCATCCCGGCATGGAGCACTTTCTGTACGGCGCGGAAAACATCTGCAAGGAGCAGCATCTGCGCCGTCCGCTGCTGATTTTCCGTAACGATGGCGATTCGGCGCGCGTGGCCAAGACCACCGCCATCAAGACCTGGGGCTCCGGCCCGCGCGGCGGCCTGGAAGGTTCGCTGGCCTACGCCCGTCATTACGACCTGGACGCGGTGGTGGCGATGGACGTGGGCGGTACCACCACCGATATCTCGGTGGTGCTGGACAAGACCGTCAAGCAGCTCGCCTACGGCGAAATCGAAGGCGCGGCGACCTCCTTCGCGCTGCCCACCATCCACAGTTTCGGCGTTGGCGGCAGCTCGGTGCTGCGTGTCGCCAATGGCGCCATCACCATCGGCCCCGACTCGGTCGGCGCCGCGCCCGGGCCGGCCTGTTTCGGCCGTGGCGGCACTTCGGCGACGCTGACCGACGCCCTGCTGGTGGCCGGTGTGCTCGACCCCAACAAGTACCTCGGCGGCGAACTGGTGCTGGACCGCGCGCGCGCCGAACAGGCCATCCGCACCCACATCGCCGAACCGCTCAAGGTCGAGCTCGAGCAGGCGGTGGCGGCCATCATCAGCGCGTTCCAGGCGACCGCCGGTCGCCACGTCAGCGATGCCGTCAAGGCCTCGGGGCGCGACCCGGCCAAGGCCGTATTGCTCGCTTTCGGCGGCGGCGGTCCGATCATCGCGTCGGGTATCGCCAGCGCGGCGGGCATGAAGCGCGTGCTCATTCCGCGCCTGTCGTCGGTGTTTTCGGCTTTCGGCATCGGTTTCAGCCATCTCGCCCATGAATACCAGGCGCCGGTTGCAGCCAATGGCGATATCTCGGCGGTGCGCAGCGACCTGCGCCGGCGCGTCGAACGCGACATGTACGGCGAAGGCGTGGACCCGGCCAAGTGCCGTTACGACGTGACGCTGTGGGCGGCGGCCGGCGAGTTCGCGGTCGAGCGTCCCCAGAGTGGCGACACGGCCAGCGTCGGCGCCGGTGAAAGCGACCCGCGTCTGACGGTGCGCGCGATCTTCGAATTGCCCACCACCCAACTGCTGGCCGACACCGTGAAGAGCTACAACGCGGTCAAGGGCGGCGCCACGGTCGACATCAACCTCGATGGCAAAGGCGCGGTGAAACTCGCGCTGGTCGAGGACACGGCGCTCAAGCCGGGTGATGAAGTGACCGGGCCGGCGCTGGTCCGCGGCAGTTACCTGACCTGCGTGGTCGCCGCCGACTGGCGCCTGCGTGTTTCGAGCAATGGCGATCTCTTCGTCGAGAGCAAGTAA
- a CDS encoding acetone carboxylase subunit gamma — protein MAKHSVAITEYLEIDLDAERWHCRRCGHDIGSARSPYKEGLLVYERDPREIHRPILDPEKYEFTYAPDPSWCRIIEFYCPSCGTMMENEYLPPGHPLTNDIELDIDKLKQRHAQGEGKSDAAG, from the coding sequence ATGGCCAAGCACTCCGTCGCAATCACCGAATATCTCGAGATCGACCTGGACGCCGAGCGCTGGCACTGCCGGCGCTGCGGCCATGACATCGGCTCGGCCCGTTCACCTTATAAAGAAGGCTTGCTGGTCTACGAGCGCGACCCGCGCGAGATCCATCGGCCGATACTCGACCCGGAAAAATACGAGTTTACCTACGCGCCCGATCCGAGCTGGTGCCGCATCATCGAGTTCTACTGCCCGAGCTGCGGCACGATGATGGAAAACGAATATCTGCCACCGGGCCATCCTTTGACCAACGATATCGAACTCGACATCGACAAGTTGAAGCAACGTCACGCACAAGGGGAGGGGAAGAGCGATGCGGCGGGTTAG
- a CDS encoding hydantoinase/oxoprolinase family protein: MRRVSVDIGGTFTDCFLAYDGKYIEAKALTTHHNLASGFMEALGNACGELNLSVRDVLSSVDAVRYATTLGTNALIERNGPRVGLVTTAGYESSVPLMRARGYGDGLDHAGQTDLPGADRPVPLVPIPMIVGIKERIDYKGAVCMTVDDEDVRKAVRKLVDQGCQAFVVALVNAVVNPSHEKEVERIILSEYPTHVLGALPIVLSHRVAGRKAEYSRTMSAILDAYLHDQMYHGMSTLEVALRANGYARPMLLVHNTSGMAQLNSTHSLQTIHSGPVAGLEATGYLAGQFKEPNVIATDMGGTSFDIGLVTSDGVKFYDFNPVIDRWLVSTPMTYLHTLGAGGGSIARYDRLWGAVEVGPDSAGSDPGPACYARGGKLPTTTDANLVLGYLDEENYAGGTIKLNRRRAERAIEEYVAKPAGLSLIDAAKAIKRKVDANMASAIFKEVAVKGYNPKDFVILSYGGGGPIHACGYASEIGVAKVLIPPFSSVFSALGAGNMNQLHIHEKSLYLMLYDATFRTVLSDYTTFNETVTELEERGREDLIRQNVPVDKIRTRVELDMRYGNQLAQISVTSPIARLSTEHDIITLLDRFSNNYAQRFGEGSQAPEAGVRINVIRVVSYVEHDKLSLQRSTASDATKPVARSERPCHFPQLAEPMMTPVYDHTAVTDGMTVPGPALIETPRTTYLVEPGWTLTMGLLGSAVMVKNA; encoded by the coding sequence ATGCGGCGGGTTAGTGTTGATATCGGCGGAACGTTTACCGATTGCTTTCTCGCCTACGACGGCAAGTACATCGAAGCGAAGGCGCTTACCACCCATCACAACCTCGCCTCGGGCTTCATGGAAGCGCTGGGCAATGCCTGTGGTGAATTGAACCTGTCGGTGCGCGACGTGCTGTCGTCGGTGGACGCCGTGCGCTACGCCACCACCCTCGGCACCAACGCGCTGATCGAGCGCAACGGTCCGCGCGTCGGCCTGGTGACGACCGCCGGCTACGAATCCTCGGTGCCGTTGATGCGTGCCCGCGGTTATGGCGATGGTCTCGACCATGCGGGCCAGACCGACCTGCCGGGCGCCGATCGGCCGGTGCCGCTGGTGCCGATCCCGATGATCGTCGGCATCAAGGAGCGCATCGATTACAAGGGCGCGGTGTGCATGACGGTCGACGACGAGGACGTGCGCAAGGCGGTGCGCAAGCTGGTCGACCAGGGTTGCCAGGCGTTCGTGGTGGCGCTGGTCAACGCGGTGGTCAACCCGTCCCACGAAAAGGAAGTCGAGCGCATCATTCTCAGCGAGTACCCGACCCACGTGCTGGGCGCGCTGCCGATCGTGCTGTCGCATCGCGTGGCCGGTCGCAAGGCCGAATACTCGCGCACCATGTCGGCGATCCTGGATGCCTACCTGCACGACCAGATGTATCACGGCATGTCGACCTTGGAAGTCGCACTGCGCGCCAACGGTTATGCGCGGCCCATGCTGCTGGTGCACAACACCTCGGGCATGGCGCAGTTGAATTCCACCCACTCGCTGCAGACCATCCATTCCGGCCCGGTCGCAGGTCTCGAAGCCACCGGCTATCTCGCCGGGCAGTTCAAGGAACCGAACGTCATCGCCACCGACATGGGCGGCACCTCGTTCGACATCGGTCTCGTGACGTCCGACGGCGTGAAGTTCTACGACTTCAACCCGGTCATCGACCGCTGGCTGGTGTCGACGCCGATGACCTATTTGCACACGCTCGGCGCCGGTGGCGGTTCCATCGCGCGCTACGACCGGCTGTGGGGTGCGGTCGAAGTGGGGCCGGATTCCGCCGGCTCCGACCCGGGCCCGGCCTGCTACGCGCGGGGCGGCAAGCTGCCGACCACCACCGACGCGAATCTCGTGCTCGGCTATCTCGACGAAGAGAACTACGCGGGCGGCACCATCAAGCTCAACCGGCGACGCGCCGAGCGCGCGATTGAAGAATACGTGGCCAAGCCCGCGGGGCTGTCCTTGATCGACGCGGCCAAGGCCATCAAGCGCAAGGTCGATGCCAACATGGCGTCGGCGATTTTCAAGGAAGTCGCGGTCAAGGGTTACAACCCCAAGGACTTCGTCATCCTTTCCTATGGCGGCGGCGGCCCGATCCATGCCTGCGGCTATGCTTCCGAGATCGGCGTGGCCAAGGTGCTGATTCCGCCGTTCAGCTCGGTGTTCTCGGCGCTGGGTGCCGGCAACATGAACCAGTTGCACATCCACGAGAAGTCGCTGTACCTGATGCTGTACGACGCGACTTTCCGCACCGTGCTGTCGGACTACACCACGTTCAACGAAACCGTGACCGAGCTCGAAGAGCGCGGCCGCGAGGATCTCATTCGCCAGAACGTGCCGGTGGACAAGATCCGGACGCGCGTCGAACTGGACATGCGCTACGGCAACCAGCTCGCGCAGATCAGCGTCACCAGCCCGATAGCGCGTCTGTCGACTGAGCACGACATCATCACGCTGCTCGACCGCTTCAGTAACAACTATGCCCAGCGCTTCGGCGAAGGCAGCCAGGCGCCGGAGGCGGGCGTGCGCATCAACGTGATCCGCGTGGTGTCCTACGTCGAACACGACAAGCTGAGCTTGCAGCGCTCGACCGCATCTGACGCCACCAAACCGGTGGCGCGCAGCGAGCGGCCCTGCCATTTCCCGCAGCTGGCCGAACCGATGATGACGCCGGTCTACGATCACACGGCGGTCACCGACGGCATGACGGTGCCTGGCCCGGCCTTGATCGAAACGCCGCGCACGACCTACCTGGTCGAACCCGGCTGGACCTTGACCATGGGGCTGCTCGGCTCCGCGGTCATGGTCAAGAACGCTTGA